Below is a window of Populus trichocarpa isolate Nisqually-1 chromosome 3, P.trichocarpa_v4.1, whole genome shotgun sequence DNA.
GATTAGGATTGCGTCTTGGAGATCggacaaaaatcaattttttttataaattaatttttttatatgtttttagattgtgtttatataaaaataaatttttttaaaaaataaaaaactttaaaaaataaccaatattatattaaatttcatcTACAGTGTTAGTTGTGCATGGAATTGCATTTCTTAAGAACTCATCAAACTGGCGACTTCTTTTCACAAGAAAAGGTATCACCAGACTGAACCTTCACTGATTATAAATAACACTAGAAAcgtaattattatttgaattatattacttaaaaatccaatttataTGGAAGATTTACTTAATTACCCAGTATATTTACTGTTGTTCCTTCTTACTTTTATGATTTGGTTTCAACAAAACGAATATAAATCAACATACAGTTGATTTATATGTCAGCTATGTCTTGTTGAAATCAAAACATAAGAGTGAGAATGAacaataatctttaaaaaaaattatcgtttGTTTTCTGGTGTTAATAGtgcaattataatattatttctcatacttttttaatttttcattcttggtgacaaaaccaaaaaaaaaaaaaaaaaccaaaatttatacATTTACTCTATGTAAGAAAGGGTGGAGCTATTCTATTGCTATTTGGCATCTGCTTTTCTAATCTAAATCGTAACATAGAAAATTTGACAGGAAAGTTTGCAGAAGGaaagagttttttaaaagaGCATAAGTTTTCTTAACCTTCAACGCCTTGTCAGAGTTGTTTCTGTATACAGAGacaattttaatattagttttctttaaaattaatatacacaactctttaaaatgatataattttgtttttttttataaaaaaaactctattttaaaCAGATTTTAAAACAGACATCTTTCCAGTAAATTATAAGacattaatgatatattttcatgAGATTATATGGTTCCTTAAATCTTATGAACCAAATTTTTAGAACCAAACATGTTCTTGGGACATGACTGGTTTCAATCATGGTCGTTGTTAAAAACagggcgggggggggggggatcaaTCAGGGTCGCCTCCATTGGATATCATGATACCAGATTGACAAGTTCATATCTGCTTcataaactaaaattatttgagaTAAAAACTGAATGCAAAGggtaagaggtttttttttcaaaatagcacaatcagcaaaattatttaaagaactagcaaaaaagagaaaaaattgagTAAATAACACATTTTCTCTGTTATGCTGATAGATCTGGTGcaacaaatatttgtttttttggttgcaCTAGTTTTACTGGCACAActaatattatgttttgttttttttggttgatcGAGCTTCAAAGTATTGGTTTACGCCCAGAAACAACGGTAAGCATTCCTTTTTATAcattgatattttctttctcaagCGATAGCATGGCATGTtcctcaatttaattttttaaatgcttctCATGCCTTCATGCAGCCTGATATAGCAGAGGGGGAAGTGATTAATTGAGCTAAAAGAAGGGCTGCATCAGCAGGTTGTGTGTCTCCGAGTTTCTCTTTCTCTATCTATTTGTTCTTAATGCAGAAAGTACTGTTCGCACAGTttgtttcctcttctttttgctttttatttttattttcacactccAAGTTCTTAATATATACTGACAGATTGGAATAATGAAATACAAGTAGGGGAAACGTGGTTTAGCTgttcaagaaagaaagagatatgGATAGAAGGAAGGTTTCACAGCGGTTGTGAGGTCCTGCTGTCATGAAATCCACAGATATTGCTTCCCAATAGCGCCCCATAGCCTCCAGAATATATTTGATGCATCAAGTACAATGATgcaattttctttattataaatgAACTATTTCTACAATTTTCTCCCTTAATTACGctgtttagaaaaaaacaatttgcaaattatCTTCGTCGGGTCTGAGAATCCGTAATCCTTGCGCATGCGGAGGGATCTTTAAGATACGAGCAGCCAAATGAAATAGAAATATGGCATTCTATCGGATGTCCTATAGAGGTATAAAGTTAGTCATTATAATTTATCCaaataattaaatgagaaaTGATTTAAGATCATACACTACAGATGAACATGAATTATCCAGTATTCAGCAGTGATATAGCATCCCTGCACCTTCTGTCCTAAAAAGTTATGGTCGAAATCGGTGTCGTTTAGAGGATAGCGAAGCGAGAGGGTCATCTCCTCTTCTCGCATAAATTAAGAGATGCTCATACTGTTGATCGTTTGATGGTCGGATCTCTCTAGTGGTCGGTTTTTAACAGGCTGGTAGTACTCCAGCAACTTCAAATCTGGACGGTGGCGATAATTTCCTAGTTTCAAACCAAAGCACAACCCCTGGTTTTGCACCAGTATCTAGGATTGCAAATGCTGAATAAAATTCAGGTCAACACGAAAAGGCTTCCCGGAAGGTACGGCAATCCAAATGTGCTAGTATTATAGAGTTAACAGGCAGGGAGGGAGGGAGGCTGAGGCATTCAGATTccagttgtttttttcttgaatttgagtTCTCAGTGTTGTCATTTTATGAATACTTTCCTTCCATAGGAGAAGTTGTCGTCTTTGTAGTAAACGCCTAAATATGGATTACTTGAGAATTAAAGTGAAAGGTGATTTTAGCATTTTAAATGAGTTTATGCACTCTCTCTAGataaaagttaaatatttaagatttttaaagaactaaaatctacattaatgaaatattatatgTTGTAGCTAGgtagtttacaaaaaaaatttacagttgaatttacattaaaaaaagagacagatataaaaaaaataaaaaagataaaactcataattaatacataaaaaataataaaaatatatttatttatgatttttatctcctaattatatctatttttaaagatcTCGATTAGTTAATGAGTTAATTATAGCTGCTCAATGCTctatagtttattaaaattaatcaattagttAGTTTTTagaatataagaaataattatatataaaacacgaactagttaaaaaaaattatttactgtTATAACCTTATATCCTGTGAGTAAATTACTCCACCACACTCCACCGTTTCGAGTATTTGGCGTCTATATATTGGTTCTTAATTTATCGAGACCGACCGGTCCCTTCCTCTTCCAGGTGCCAGCTCTCATCTGCTTTGCTGCTAACTTAGAATTTAGTTTGAAGACCCCAAAATGGCAGTTTTTTCTTACCAGCAACAGCATCCTGCTTCTGTTGTTGACGAGTTTCAGCTCGATTCAAACACCAATATCGCAAGCGGAACCTTGTTTTCTCCAAATCTTCCATATGAATGTCTCCAGGAGAGCTCTTTGCATGCTGAAAGAATCCTTGAAACTATCCATGCTGATGACAACAGCATTGCGAAAGTCCCTTTCATAAGCACTACATACCACTCTTCAACGACTGCAAGGCATAATTCAAGTTCGTCCATGGTGGCTGATCTTCAGTACTGCGAAGAAAATCGAGTTAGTCAGGCGATGACCCCAACACTGTGGCAATTGAGAAAGCACTCGTCGCCAGCCATAAAGGTACATATGAGCCGCGATATTAAATTTCCTAATTAAGAAAATGTTCGCCTGTCAATCCACgcctatttaaaaattatgacaGAATCCTATGGGAGAAATGCTACAGCACGAATACACTACAATGGTGCTTATACTGCACATATATTATACATACGAACAAGATGTAACTTGATCAATATCTTTAACACAATGGTAGTTAATGAATTAGGGGTATTAGACTCAATACTCTACTTCATTAAGACATGACAGTCGTTTACATGAAAATTATATGATTGATGTTGATGACGACATTATTGTATTTCGTTGGCTGTGATCAGGTAAAAAGAGAAAGCAAAAGGCAGAAACTAAACCTAAACAGTTCTGTCTCAAGAAATGCAAAGAGGGTAAGGCCagcaaaaaaacagaagaaagttCCTGTTGAGCCTCCAACAGGCTACGTTCACGTCAGGGCAAGAAGGGGTGAAGCAACAGACAGTCATAGCCTTGCTGAAAGGGTAGTTGATTAAAGGACTGATTAATTGAACCTGCTggcttttaattaattagcgGCCAGATTGTCTTATTTATTCTTTATGAAACATGGTTTTGAAggtgagaagagagaaaatcagtTCAAGGATGAAGCTTCTGCAATCTCTTGTTCCTGGATGTGATAAGGTAAATATAATTCCTAAGTAGCCTGCTAATACcgattttgagaaaaaaattatttcgaaATTGAGATTATTCTGTTGTATATTTCAATTGGCTGTCATATAATTAACAGATAACCGGCAAGGCTCTCGTACTGGATGAGATAATCAGCTACGTTCAGTTTCTAAAAGATCGAGTGCAGGTAAGAATTAATGAAGACACTGCCTAAAATGGCCCCTTCATATTGGTATGCTATCAATTACCGCAATTAGCAATCTCATCATTTCTCTGTTCAGTCTTTTGAAGCACAACTTGATTTGCTTAATGGAGCGTTCATTGATGAATTTGAAGTGAACTTCAATAGGGAGACACGAGAATGGCaggtaattaaatatttatcatgTTATTTAGATTTCAGAGCTTCTCCTGTAGTATAACTGATTCCTCCCTTATCAACATGCCAATTTCAGGAGCTATTTATCTCGGAACTTCAATTGCCGTCTATTCTAGAATCTGGATCCTCCCTGCTCCCTTCTCTCGTTGAGAAAACAGATGCACCCGCTTCATTGTTACAGCCACACCTCAAGAACTACTAATGAGCATTATCAAAGCAGAACTCAAATGCAAggcaaaacatcataaaattatgTTCCCAATTCTGATAATCCCACTTTTGAGGAATCTAGAACTCCAAAGTgttggaattaattttaaagtttgtaTTCAAagtgtctttttaatttttctaaatatcttCTAGATATATATGTAactattaaaaatgtatttatttttcaaatctctTGAATTATCCTAAACTAGTATAAATTTATGTTCGGAGTAGTATAAGTCTAAGCCTAAGTTAATATGAATGAGATTTGTTCTTCAAAATATTTCCCATGTTCCCATTTTTACTTTTCTCCTTCCAATAATTATAACATTAAAGGGCATGGCAGATTGTTTGCCGGCATGGATTAGAGAATCTGCATCTTTTCTAGTGGAAAATCAGATGCACGACACCACCTGCAGAAATGcctgtttttaattttcaagttcCTAATTATTTAGATTGTGTTCAAGGGGTTACagtaattatatttcattttagtTCACTGGTTGTAAATCACGTGATCTTCTGAGATTCAGAACACACACACTTGCTTCGTAAACTTTGTTGGATTGtcaaacaaattgtttttgtagAGTGTCATTATCGGATTGCAACATCATATGTGCAGGCTTGTAACTTATAGAATTAATATCACTGATGCATAACAAGCAGTCCAGGAATACATGGATCAAGCAAAACACGCAGAGTAGTTCAAGAAGTCGTCCTGCTAGGGAAAACAAACCATCTAACTTCTAATGATCTTAACTTTTGACCCGGGTAATTTACTGGATTAATTCCTAATCCTCATGCAACATTTAGAATTTTATAGCCTAGAATGCGTGAGAAGCTggtaaagattttatttttcgttCATTTTATTACTTTGGATGCAGTAAAGTTGTTAAAGTTTAACAGTAGTTTGTTTCTGTATTGATTTATTATTGTGCTAAGTTATAGTTTATGACGAGGTTGTGAAACCCCATTGATTATGAAGCTTCTAGCAAGATTGAGGTCGGGCGAGTTCTTGAGTGAACAATATTTCTTTTGTTGAGGTTGTGAAACCCTATTGATTATGAAGCTTTCTAATCAGTTTATTTATCACATGTACTTTTGTATTACTTGAGGACAAAGAGGGCCTTATGGAGGCAATGAGTCAATGTTCAAGCTGAGTCGTCTCCCGTGTGGGGTTTGTCCACCATA
It encodes the following:
- the LOC7496539 gene encoding transcription factor bHLH137; this encodes MAVFSYQQQHPASVVDEFQLDSNTNIASGTLFSPNLPYECLQESSLHAERILETIHADDNSIAKVPFISTTYHSSTTARHNSSSSMVADLQYCEENRVSQAMTPTLWQLRKHSSPAIKVKRESKRQKLNLNSSVSRNAKRVRPAKKQKKVPVEPPTGYVHVRARRGEATDSHSLAERVRREKISSRMKLLQSLVPGCDKITGKALVLDEIISYVQFLKDRVQSFEAQLDLLNGAFIDEFEVNFNRETREWQELFISELQLPSILESGSSLLPSLVEKTDAPASLLQPHLKNY